A stretch of DNA from Rhizobium rhododendri:
CCATTGCTGCGGCGTCGGCCAGCCCCTGGCCGAGAATATCGTCCGGCTGATCATGTCCCTGAAGCTGGTGTCGCTCGGGCGCGGCGCATCCGGCGTGCGGCTCGAAATGGTGCGGCTGATCGAGGCGATGCTTGAGAGGGGCGTTATCCCCGTCATTCCGGAAAAAGGCTCTGTCGGCGCCTCCGGCGACCTCGCGCCGCTCGCCCACATGGCGGCGGTCATGATGGGTGAAGGCGAAGCATTTTTAGCCGGCGAACGAATGAGTGGCGGTGCGGCATTGGAAAAGGCCGGGCTGACGCCGATGGTGCTGGCCGCCAAGGAAGGCCTGGCGCTGATCAACGGCACTCAGACCTCGACGGCGCTGGCGCTCGCAGGCCTCTTCCGCGCCCACAGGGCCGCCCAGGCGGCGCTGATCACAGGAGCGCTGTCGACCGATGCGGCGATGGGCTCGTCGGCGCCGTTCCATGCCGATATCCACACCCTGCGCGGCCATCAGGGCCAGATCGACACGGCGGCGGCTCTGCGGGCTTTGCTCGACAATTCGGTCATCCGCGCAAGCCATATCGAGGGCGACGAGCGCGTCCAGGATCCCTATTGCATCCGCTGCCAGCCACAGGTCGACGGCGCCTGCCTCGATCTGTTGCGCCAGGTGGCAAAAACGCTGGAGATCGAAGCCAATGCGGTGACCGACAATCCGTTGGTGCTGTCAGACAATTCGGTCGTCTCCGGCGGTAATTTCCACGCCGAGCCCGTGGCCTTCGCCGCAGACCAGATCGCGCTCGCCGTCTGCGAGATCGGCGCCATCGCCCAGCGCCGCATTGCGCTCCTGGTCGATCCGGCGCTGTCGCATGGCCTGCCGGCCTTCCTTGCCAAAAAGCCCGGGCTCAATTCCGGGCTGATGATCGCCGAGGTAACATCTGCCGCGCTGATGTCTGAGAACAAGCAGATGTCGCACCCGGCCTCGGTCGATTCCACACCGACCTCGGCCAACCAGGAAGACCACGTCTCCATGGCCTGTCACGGTGCCCGCCGACTGCTGCAGATGACCGACAACCTGTTTGGCATCATCGGGATCGAAGCGCTGACGGCGGCCCAGGGGATCGAGTTCCGCGCGCCGCTGGTCACCAGCCCCGAACTCACCGCCGCCGTCGCCGCCATCCGCCGCGTCGTGCCGACGCTCGAAGAGGACCGCTACATGGCAAACGACCTTGCCGCAGCCAGCGACCTGGTATCATCTGGCACACTGAATGCAGCGGTGTCCGAGGGTATCCTGCCGGGTCTGGAGGGCTGATCTTATGGAGGCTATTCCAAGCGGCAGTTTGCGCACGCAGAGGCCGACAACCGCCAAGGAGACCATTCAATGAGCGCTCCTGCTTTCGAAGTCCACCAGGGCTCCTCGCCCGTTGTGCTCGCCTTTCCCCATACCGGCACAGACGTACCAGCCGACATCTGGGAGCGGCTGAACGACAATGGGCGCATCCTCGCCGATACCGACTGGCACATCCACCGGCTCTATGACGGCCTGCTCGACGACGCGACGACGGTTCGGGCCACCTTCCACCGCTATGTCATCGACGCCAATCGCGATCCCGATGGGTCAAGCCTCTATCCCGGTCAAAATACCACCGGCCTTATCCCGGGCACGGATTTCGACGGCAAGGCGATCTGGAAGAATGGCGCCGAGCCTTCCGACTCCGATACCGCAGCCCGGCTGTCCGCCTTCCATGCACCCTATCATGCGGCCCTCGCTGCCGAGATCGCACGCGTCAAGGCGATCCATGGCATTGCCGTGCTCTATGACTGCCACTCGATCCGTGCCGACATTCCCTTCCTGTTTGAGGGCACGCTTCCGGATCTCAACATCGGTACCGACATGGGCAAGACCTGCGCGCCGGCGATCGAGGCTGCAACCGTTGCCATCGCCGCTGAAGCCGCCGGCTACACCAGCACGCTGAATGGCCGTTTCAAGGGCGGCTGGACAACGCGCTATTATGGCCAGCCGGCATCGGGCGTTCATGCCATCCAGATGGAGCTGGCGCAATCGACCCATCTTGCCGCCGAAGCTCCGCCCTTCGCCTATGATCCTGAAAAGGCCGAGGCGCTGCGCATTCCGCTCAAGTCCATCCTGTCGCGCATCGAACAGATCGCGCTCGACCTCATCAGCTAAGGGGATTTCGTCATGACCAATTCACGCCACAACATCCGCGAGATCCGCGCGCCGCGCGGGCCGGATCTCAACACCAAGAGCTGGATGACGGAAGCGCCGCTGCGCATGCTAATGAACAATCTCGACCCTGACGTCGCCGAAAACCCCAACGAACTCGTCGTCTACGGCGGTATCGGCCGGGCGACACGCACCTGGGAAGACTTCGACAGCATCGTCGCGACCCTGAAGACGCTCACCGAAGAAGAGACGCTGTTGGTGCAATCCGGCAAGCCGGTCGGCGTGTTCCGCACCCACAAGGATGCGCCGCGCGTGCTGATCGCAAACTCCAACCTCGTGCCACACTGGGCGACATGGGATCATTTCAACGAGCTTGATAAGAAGGGCCTTGCGATGTATGGCCAGATGACGGCCGGCTCGTGGATCTATATCGGCGCCCAAGGCATCGTCCAGGGCACTTATGAGACCTTCGTCGAAGCCGGACGCCAGCACTATGGCGGCAGCCTCAAGGGCAAATGGATCCTCACCGGCGGTCTCGGCGGCATGGGTGGCGCCCAGCCGCTCGCCGCGGTCATGGCCGGTGCCTGCTGCCTCGCCGTCGAATGCGACGAAACCCGCGCCGATTTCCGACTGCGCACGCGCTATGTCGACGAAAAGACCGACAGCCTGGACGAGGCACTGGCCAAGATCGATCAGTGGACCAAGGCCGGCGAGGCAAAATCGATCGCGTTGATCGGCAATGCTGCCGAAATCTTCCCCGAGCTTTTCAAGCGCGGCGTCCGACCGGATATCGTTACCGACCAGACCTCCGCCCA
This window harbors:
- the hutG gene encoding N-formylglutamate deformylase, translating into MSAPAFEVHQGSSPVVLAFPHTGTDVPADIWERLNDNGRILADTDWHIHRLYDGLLDDATTVRATFHRYVIDANRDPDGSSLYPGQNTTGLIPGTDFDGKAIWKNGAEPSDSDTAARLSAFHAPYHAALAAEIARVKAIHGIAVLYDCHSIRADIPFLFEGTLPDLNIGTDMGKTCAPAIEAATVAIAAEAAGYTSTLNGRFKGGWTTRYYGQPASGVHAIQMELAQSTHLAAEAPPFAYDPEKAEALRIPLKSILSRIEQIALDLIS
- the hutH gene encoding histidine ammonia-lyase; this translates as MTITLHPGSVTLADLSIIYWTGEPVVLDRSFDAGIERAAARIAEIAAGNAPVYGINTGFGKLASIKIDRADVATLQRNLILSHCCGVGQPLAENIVRLIMSLKLVSLGRGASGVRLEMVRLIEAMLERGVIPVIPEKGSVGASGDLAPLAHMAAVMMGEGEAFLAGERMSGGAALEKAGLTPMVLAAKEGLALINGTQTSTALALAGLFRAHRAAQAALITGALSTDAAMGSSAPFHADIHTLRGHQGQIDTAAALRALLDNSVIRASHIEGDERVQDPYCIRCQPQVDGACLDLLRQVAKTLEIEANAVTDNPLVLSDNSVVSGGNFHAEPVAFAADQIALAVCEIGAIAQRRIALLVDPALSHGLPAFLAKKPGLNSGLMIAEVTSAALMSENKQMSHPASVDSTPTSANQEDHVSMACHGARRLLQMTDNLFGIIGIEALTAAQGIEFRAPLVTSPELTAAVAAIRRVVPTLEEDRYMANDLAAASDLVSSGTLNAAVSEGILPGLEG